A stretch of the Acanthochromis polyacanthus isolate Apoly-LR-REF ecotype Palm Island chromosome 22, KAUST_Apoly_ChrSc, whole genome shotgun sequence genome encodes the following:
- the cbsa gene encoding cystathionine beta-synthase a, whose translation MPSVPSTKESPVKSPVCPHTGKLLTHSNGDAKLREGSFPLNAIEKLTVVQNPEDSSKTIQINTKNASPERKWIRPDLPSRCTWSLGASKADSPHTQFRRTVAPTILPDILHRIGDTPMVRINKIPKVFGLKCEILAKCEFFNAGGSVKDRISLRMVEDAERAGTLKPGDTIIEPTSGNTGIGLALAAAVKGYRCIIVMPEKMSMEKVDVLRALGAEIVRTPTSARFDSPESHVGVAWRLKNEIPDSHILDQYRNPSNPLAHYDTTAEEILEQCDGKVDMVVLGAGTGGTITGIARKLKERCPNIKVVGVDPEGSILAEPEELNKTDKTQYEVEGIGYDFIPTVLDRSVVDTWYKANDEESFNMSRMLIRDEGLLCGGSSGTAMAAAVNVAKELKEGQRCVVLLPDSIRNYMSKFLSDKWMVQKGFLREEDLMVKKPWWWNLKLQGLNLSAPLTVLPTVTCQKTIKILKEKGFDQAPVVDDAGLILGMVTLGNMLSSILAGKIKLSDPVSKVLYKQFKQIRLTDNLGKLSRILETDHFALVVHEQIQYLTDGSPSLKQMVFGVVTAVDLLNFVTGRERRERSMSESTDEL comes from the exons ATGCCGTCCGTCCCGTCGACCAAAGAGAGCCCAGTTAAATCCCCCGTGTGCCCCCACACTGGCAAACTGCTCACCCACAGCAACGGGGACGCCAAACTCCGCGAGGGCTCCTTTCCACTGAACGCCATCGAAAAGCTGACGGTGGTGCAGAACCCGGAGGACTCGAGCAAAACCATTCAGATCAACACAAAGAACGCTTCGCCTGAGAGGAAATGGATCCGCCCCGACCTTCCCAGCCGCTGCACATGGAGCCTGGGAGCCTCGAAAGCCGACTCCCCTCACACACAATTTCGAAG AACCGTCGCTCCAACCATCCTTCCAGACATCCTGCACAGGATCGGTGACACTCCCATGGTACGAATCAACAAGATCCCCAAAGTGTTTGGCCTCAAATGCGAAATCT TGGCCAAGTGCGAGTTCTTCAACGCTGGCGGCAGCGTCAAGGACAGGATCAGCCTGAGGATGGTAGAGGATGCTGAGAGAGCTGGGACACTCAAACCTGGAGACACCATCATAGAACCCACCTCTGGAAACACCG gtaTCGGACTGGCTCTGGCTGCAGCTGTGAAAGGTTACCGTTGCATCATCGTCATGCCTGAGAAAATGAGCATGGAGAAG GTGGACGTCCTGCGAGCTCTCGGAGCTGAGATCGTCCGCACGCCCACCAGCGCTCGTTTCGATTCGCCCGAGTCCCACGTGGGCGTGGCCTGGCGCCTCAAAAACGAGATCCCCGACTCGCACATCCTGGATCAGTACCGCAACCCGAGCAACCCTCTGGCTCACTACGACACCACGGCTGAGGAGATCCTGGAGCAGTGCGACG GTAAAGTGGACATGGTGGTGCTGGGTGCAGGAACAGGAGGGACGATCACTGGCATTGCTCGCAAGCTGAAGGAAAGATGCCCAAACATCAAG GTTGTTGGTGTTGACCCAGAAGGCTCTATCCTGGCTGAGCCTGAGGAGCTTAACAAGACCGATAAGACTCAGTACGAGGTGGAGGGCATCGGGTACGACTTCATCCCCACCGTGCTCGACAGATCA GTAGTCGACACCTGGTACAAGGCCAACGATGAGGAATCCTTCAACATGTCTCGTATGCTTATCCGAGACGAAGGCCTGCTGTGCG GAGGCAGCTCTGGAACCGCCATGGCAGCAGCTGTGAACGTCGCCAAGGAGCTGAAGGAAGGCCAGCGCTGTGTGGTCCTCCTGCCAGACTCCATCCGCAACTACAT GTCAAAGTTCTTGAGTGACAAGTGGATGGTCCAGAAAGGCTTCCTGAGAGAGGAGGACCTGATGGTGAAGAAGCCATG GTGGTGGAACCTGAAGCTGCAGGGTTTGAACCTGTCCGCTCCCCTCACCGTCCTGCCGACTGTCACCTGCCAGAAGACCAttaaaatcctcaaagagaagGGCTTCGATCAGGCGCCGGTGGTGGATGATGCAGG GTTAATCCTGGGAATGGTGACTTTGGGGAACATGCTGTCCTCAATTCTTGCAGGGAAGATCAAGTTGTCAGACCCAGTCAGCAAAGTGCTCTACAAGcagttcaaacag ATCCGTCTGACTGATAACTTGGGAAAGCTGTCTCGCATTCTGGAGACCGACCACTTTGCCCTGGTGGTGCATGAACAGATCCAAT ACCTGACAGACGGCTCTCCCAGTCTGAAGCAGATGGTTTTCGGCGTGGTGACGGCCGTCGACCTGCTCAACTTCGTCACAGGTCGGGAAAGGAGGGAGCGATCCATGTCAGAGTCCACCGACGAGCTGTGA
- the LOC110970624 gene encoding zinc finger protein 654-like isoform X2 encodes MAEEGRVYELEGLEEQLHTLLSRYSGDELGADGGPFCSDFCKLVEEFASRWQVPLPQLRILEIALCYFARASIFCTSNCDHVLHTLSSLALSVFELLLFFDQKDFHQEPLKHFAVTFQECYVALAKHENVHLLQVERLVRGGGPWANPALQAILSEFSLPQNEVDGCIGSELPVFFELRVRYLLSCKRTSEAVALAQCCARHPTAGQHSFFLQVYLTWLYKTSQHDRLVKEVADLSGKDAVHLICSLECEEKDELLLGLSTAFLLQQLRRGDMYYLCELVFVWTKLHSRLKTSKQALLKESHQLMLSATNVNSLFPFIRAILQEVGEDGVQFCVELCANALDSCLPCDVLTKSLIYKTIAGLLPNDLEVCRACALLVFFLERTVESYKVVYLLYMHPDQEYHVEHSPIGNHVRFETLQILKKDLYFDPEFWNLIALRTNCLKLMSEKVVSAALEEIMDDKWISNYFAKEPTLRSRASACQRGSKNALQGKKRHSKEDTDTTGKRLKVGSGKTGLNVDYAVKKKGSRALKEASSGPLRRSLWQLDRIQESGEHRRTTRLSEKNPPKRRIRRPKWLLEDSGTLEENNIPLRMKNMKSINHLS; translated from the exons ATGGCGGAGGAGGGCAGAGTGTACGAGTTAGAGGGGCTGGAAGAACAACTACACACTTTGTTAAGCCGCTACTCCGGCGATGAACTGGGGGCCGACGGCGGACCCTTCTGCTCGGACTTTTGCAAG TTGGTGGAGGAGTTTGCCTCTCGCTGGCAGGTGCCGTTGCCTCAGCTCAGGATCCTTGAGATAGCTCTCTGCTATTTTGCTCGAGCCTCAATCTTCTGCACGTCAAACTGTGATCATGTGCTCCACACTCTCAGTAGTCTGGCTTT GAGTGTTTTTGAGTTGCTGCTGTTCTTTGACCAGAAGGACTTCCATCAGGAGCCTCTGAAACACTTCGCTGTTACATTCCAG GAATGTTATGTGGCCCTCGCAAAGCATGAGAATGTTCACTTACTTCAGGTGGAGCGGTTGGTTCGGGGCGGCGGCCCTTGGGCCAATCCAGCCTTACAGGCAATCCTCAGTGAGTTCAGTTTACCTCAGAATGAAG TGGATGGGTGCATCGGCTCTGAGCTGCCGGTGTTCTTTGAGCTTCGAGTGCGCTACCTTTTATCCTGCAAGCGCACCAGTGAGGCCGTGGCCTTGGCTCAGTGTTGTGCTCGGCATCCCACAGCAGGACAACACTCGTTCTTCCTCCAGGTCTACCTCACATGGCTTTACAAAACGTCACAGCACGACCGCCTAGTTAAAGAG gtgGCTGACCTCAGTGGAAAAGATGCCGTGCACCTCATCTGTAGCTTGGAGTGTGAAGAAAAGGATGAGCTGCTTTTAGGCCTCAGCACAGCATTCCTGTTGCAGCAGCTCCGCAGGGGAGATATGTACTATTTGTG CGAACTCGTCTTTGTGTGGACAAAACTTCACAGCCGGTTGAAGACATCGAAACAAGCTCTACTCAAGGAGAGTCATCAGCTGATGCTGTCTGCCACTAATGTCAACTCACTCTTCCCATTCATCAGAGCCATACTTCAAGAA GTGGGTGAGGATGGTGTCCAGTTCTGTGTGGAGCTCTGTGCGAATGCCCTGGACTCTTGTCTTCCCTGTGATGTCCTCACCAAGTCCCTCATCTACAAAACCATTGCTGGCCTGCTACCCAACGATCTGGAGGTTTGCCGGGCATGCGCTCTCCTCGTCTTTTTCCTGGAGCGAACTGTTGAATCCTACAAGGTCGTGTACCTTCTCTACATGCATCCCGATCAGGAGTACCACGTGGAGCACAGCCCCATTGGAAATCATGTTCGCTTCGAAACCCTCCAG ATCTTGAAGAAGGATCTATACTTTGACCCAGAGTTTTGGAACCTCATTGCATTGCGGACCAACTGTTTGAAACTGATGAGTGAGAAGGTGGTCAGTGCTGCCCTCGAAGAAATCATGGACGACAAATGGATCTCTAACTACTTTGCCAAAGAGCCCACACTCCGATCAAGAGCGTCAGCATGCCAGAGAGGAAGTAAAAATGCACTTCAGGGGAAGAAGCGGCACAGTAAAGAGGATACTGACACCACAGGCAAAAGACTGAAGGTGGGTTCTGGAAAAACAGGACTAAATGTTGATTATGCTGTAAAGAAGAAAGGTTCACGGGCGTTGAAGGAAGCGTCTTCGGGACCTTTGAGGCGCTCATTGTGGCAGTTGGACAGAATACAGGAGAGTGGAGAACACAGACGAACTACACGGCTGTCAGAGAAGAACCCGCCTAAACGGAGGATCAGAAGGCCCAAGTGGCTCCTGGAAGACTCAGGAACTCTTGAGGAGAATAACATTCCTTTGAggatgaaaaacatgaaaagcatCAATCATCTGTCATGA
- the LOC110970624 gene encoding histone-lysine N-methyltransferase SETDB1-A-like isoform X1, translating into MRVLWSFEHFQHHVERHRLTPRHPCLHRGCTSRFKNGMEMRRHARKHSPLQAVCCLPGCSKLFICLWALNLHEREHYASKSTKPDTNTNVQTSDKHITTPFGKKHHPSSNETRTATSVDKTERVKAAWKSKEQTIHGSQGGEHPKAPPLSTPASLIKQELKERNKSKDSNVLKNLSNKDTSAKPTGPHLRLRQTLRKEQVTDTTVAPPKIHSVISSSLLKHSSKLRQKFKKKKQVQVNTKGLKRRGRPPKSHKVVDDENSTETLKEKTTLQKSQKSPVQSSPTGTVENATASKRLKVEEKSRQLQSVAKTASNKSKSKNSVSKQIKRNNVKQKGISHDAPSNTLEQSNTEPKTQKLNAAKVKKMHKNETPSAPSDSSKSEKHNMANSKVNKKTTRNIHLKQEADVPSVAMSKSAVEQVEGNGEAVERSADNEVKVKVENTDSTQNNSGNSDLSVPVNSLNVPAATEKMHSVKKEKKSKKLNVTEKGKNAPSNSGMAIKKHKDPHKKEDRKSVKKKRPCKDEGKASESKKREKCDVQQQSETKEAAALVKNALNEDGKGQKEASDNSGPSVPAVSNTINDTPENSTQKAMKKKKSPKMNVTKTTDQSKANKKRKDVHKDDGAKIIKKQHKDGRGPSASKTPEVQPLTEVKAEAAGSSEGDKAAAETPPTTISGPGYSLIKNGQALSGDGKSTVHETLAQYSKKPYMRLPPTAYLDEKYITMPKRRKEMLFFEPSQRSAAPELASVMAALQRQRCANCFATFNTAEELQSHLQRQKCSNVFGFDSDDEGDSLFN; encoded by the exons ATGAGGGTTCTATGGagctttgaacattttcagcatcATGTTGAAAGACACAGACTCACTCCTCGGCATCCTTGCCTTCATCGAGGTTGTACTTCCAGATTCAAAAACGGAATGGAAATGAGACGCCATGCCAGGAAGCACAGTCCACTGCAGGCAGTGTGCTGCCTCCCTGGATGTTCTAAactatttatttgtctttgggCACTGAACCTTCATGAAAGAGAGCATTATGCTTCCAAATCAACTaaaccagacacaaacacaaatgtgcAAACAAGTGACAAACATATTACCACACCATTTGGGAAGAAACACCATCCAAGTTCAAATGAGACTCGCACTGCCACTTCTGTTGATAAGACTGAGAGGGTAAAAGCTGCTTGGAAGTCAAAAGAACAGACTATTCATGGCTCGCAAGGAGGCGAGCATCCAAAGGCTCCTCCTCTCTCCACTCCAGCATCTTTGATAAAACAAGAgttaaaagagagaaataagagCAAGGATTCAAATGTATTGAAGAATCTCTCCAACAAGGACACTTCTGCAAAGCCTACTGGTCCTCATCTTAGGTTAAGGCAAACTTTAAGAAAAGAGCAGGTAACAGACACAACCGTGGCACCTCCCAAAATTCACAGTGTTATCTCATCGTCACTgttaaaacacagcagcaaactGAGGCAGAAGtttaagaagaagaagcaggtcCAGGTCAACACAAAAGGTCTGAAAAGAAGAGGACGCCCTCCAAAATCTCACAAAGTAGTGGACGATGAAAACTCTACTGAAACTCTGAAGGAAAAAACTACCCTGCAGAAGAGTCAGAAGAGCCCTGTTCAGTCTTCTCCCACAGGAACAGTTGAGAATGCAACAGCAAGTAAAAGGTTAAAAGTAGAAGAGAAGAGTCGGCAGCTTCAAAGTGTAGCCAAAACTGCATCCAATAAATCAAAGTCCAAGAACTCAGTCAGCAAGCAGATTAAAAGGAATAATGTTAAGCAAAAAGGGATCTCACATGATGCTCCATCAAACACTTTAGAACAGTCCAACACGGAGCCCAAAACACAGAAGTTAAATGCTGCTAAAGttaagaaaatgcacaaaaatgaaactcCCTCTGCACCTTCAGACTCCAGCAAATCGGAGAAGCACAACATGGCAAACAGTAAagtcaacaaaaagacaaccaGGAATATTCACCTGAAGCAAGAAGCAGACGTCCCATCAGTTGCCATGTCCAAATCCGCTGTTGAACAAGTTGAGGGCAATGGAGAAGCAGTGGAACGTTCTGCTGACAACGAGGTAAAAGTAAAGGTAGAAAACACAGACTCAACACAAAATAACTCCGGTAACTCTGATTTATCTGTCCCGGTCAACAGCCTAAATGTCCCAGCTGCAACAGAGAAAATGCACTcagtgaagaaagaaaaaaagtcaaagaagTTGAACGTCACAGAAAAAGGGAAGAATGCTCCTTCAAACTCAGGCATGGCAATTAAGAAGCATAAAGACCCTCATAAAAAGGAGGACAGAAAGTCTGTCAAGAAAAAGCGGCCATGCAAAGATGAAGGCAAAGCGTCTGAATcgaaaaagagggaaaaatgtGACGTCCAACAACAGAGCGAGACCAAAGAGGCAGCAGCATTAGTAAAGAACGCTCTTAATGAGGATGGAAAAGGACAAAAGGAAGCTTCAGATAACTCGGGTCCCTCCGTGCCTGCTGTCTCTAATACCATAAATGACACCCCTGAAAATAGCACACAGAAGgcaatgaagaagaaaaagtcaCCGAAAatgaatgtgacaaaaacgacagACCAGAGCAAAGCAAATAAGAAGCGCAAGGATGTTCATAAAGACGATGGTGCAAAGATCAtcaagaaacaacacaaagatggTCGTGGCCCATCAGCATCTAAGACACCTGAAGTCCAACCGCTTACTGAGGTCAAAGCAGAAGCAGCAGGGAGCTCTGAAGGCGacaaagctgcagcagaaacaccgCCAACTACAATCAGTGGCCCCGGTTACTCTTTAATAAAGAATGGACAAGCCTTGAGTGGGGATGGCAAATCAACAGTGCATGAAACTCTTGCACAGTACAGTAAGAAGCCATACATGCGTCTGCCGCCTACAGCGTACCTGGATGAGAAGTACATCACCATGCCAAAAAGACGGAAGGAGATGCTGTTTTTCGAGCCATCTCAGAGAAGCGCTGCTCCTGAACTGGCCTCTGTGATGGCGGCTCTGCAGAGACAACGATGTGCCAACTGTTTCGCTACCTTCAACACtgctgaggagctgcagagtcACCTCCAGCGGCAGAAGTGCTCCAACGTCTTTGGATTTGACTCTGACGACGAAG ggGACAGCTTGTTCAATTAA